One segment of Brassica napus cultivar Da-Ae chromosome C3, Da-Ae, whole genome shotgun sequence DNA contains the following:
- the LOC111212809 gene encoding homeobox-leucine zipper protein ATHB-5 — translation MKRSRGSSDSLSGFLPICHPATDNQLSPRPTATGFLYSGSGDYSPMFDCLEDGSLEDIAVGHASSTAATEKKRRLSVEQVKALEKNFEIDNKLEPERKVKLAQELGLQPRQVAIWFQNRRARWKTKQLERDYGVLKSNFDSLKRSRDSLQRDNDSLHAEIKQLRAKLNVDGISRSSSNASTEENVLVKADEMVMPSNEVLELNQRPLPPPPHIPTEAPALELEYEMLSIFPRAEIFREDPADSSDSSAILNEDYSPTAAEVAAATAVEMSTMGCFGQFVKMEEHEDLFSGEEACKLFADNEQWYC, via the exons ATGAAGAGATCACGTGGGAGCTCCGATTCTTTATCCGGGTTCTTACCAATTTGCCACCCTGCAACAG ACAATCAACTAAGTCCAAGACCAACAGCCACCGGCTTTCTCTATTCCGGTAGCGGAGACTACTCCCCGATGTTTGACTGTCTAGAAGATGGAAGTCTAGAGGACATCGCCGTCGGACACGCGTCGTCTACGGCGGCAACGGAGAAAAAGCGGCGATTGAGTGTAGAACAAGTGAAAGCATTAGAGAAGAATTTCGAGATTGATAACAAGTTAGAGCCTGAGAGGAAAGTGAAACTGGCTCAAGAGCTTGGGCTGCAACCACGACAAGTGGCGATCTGGTTTCAGAACCGCCGTGCTCGGTGGAAGACAAAGCAGCTTGAACGCGATTACGGTGTTCTCAAGTCAAACTTTGACTCACTCAAACGCAGCCGCGACTCCCTTCAACGTGATAACGATTCTCTCCATGCAGAG ATTAAACAGCTGAGAGCAAAACTTAACGTGGACGGTATCAGCAGAAGCAGTAGTAACGCGTCGACGGAAGAAAACGTCTTAGTAAAGGCGGATGAAATGGTGATGCCTAGTAACGAAGTCTTAGAGCTAAACCAGCGTCCTTTGCCACCGCCACCACATATTCCTACGGAAGCTCCGGCATTGGAGCTTGAATACGAGATGTTGAGCATTTTCCCACGTGCGGAAATCTTCAGAGAAGATCCTGCTGATAGTAGCGACTCAAGCGCTATTCTGAACGAGGATTATAGTCCCACGGCGGCTGAAGTGGCCGCGGCTACGGCAGTTGAAATGTCGACGATGGGATGTTTTGGCCAATTTGTGAAAATGGAAGAGCATGAAGATCTTTTTAGTGGAGAGGAAGCTTGCAAGTTGTTTGCAGATAATGAGCAGTGGTATTGTTGA